In a genomic window of Ruminococcus albus 7 = DSM 20455:
- a CDS encoding RNA-guided endonuclease TnpB family protein, which translates to MTKVVKLALISNVTDKDGNKVEYNELNRCLWDLQKETRDLKNAVVRECWEWYGFTNDYYKLNEEYPNERDYLKKAKSDGTIKDYALDGFIYAKYSKKYNLHSGNYSQTLRDACGSFKNNLKEILRGDKSILSYRADQPLDIKKTCIGLEYDKDTNTYYVTLVLLNKNGVKHYNISDFRFKITVKDNSTRTILERCFDGVYGISASKLIWNRKKSQWFLNLCYSFDKVEVKELDKKKILGVNLGVYYPLYASISGEKDRLAISGDEIIEFRKRIEARRTALKKQAAVCGDGRIGHGYKTRMKPLQNVSDKIANFRDTFNHKASKKLIDFAIKNDCGIIQLENLKGVTKNSEGFLKNWSFYDLQSKIENKAKERGIKVVYIEPAYTSLRCSKCGCIHKDNHPTREQFICQECGYRVLHDYNASQNIAVKDIDKIIKAELEKTEPEKKTEEEKPEK; encoded by the coding sequence ATGACTAAAGTAGTAAAATTAGCGTTAATAAGCAATGTAACCGATAAAGATGGAAACAAAGTTGAATACAATGAATTAAACAGATGCCTATGGGATCTTCAAAAAGAAACCAGGGACCTGAAAAATGCTGTAGTAAGAGAATGCTGGGAATGGTACGGATTCACCAACGATTATTATAAACTTAACGAAGAATATCCGAATGAAAGAGATTATCTGAAAAAGGCAAAGTCTGACGGAACGATTAAAGATTATGCTTTGGATGGATTTATATATGCTAAATACAGCAAAAAATACAATCTTCATTCAGGAAACTATTCACAAACATTAAGAGACGCCTGCGGAAGCTTTAAAAATAATCTCAAAGAAATATTAAGAGGAGATAAGAGCATTTTAAGTTATAGAGCCGATCAGCCTCTGGATATCAAGAAGACCTGTATCGGACTGGAATACGATAAGGACACAAACACTTATTATGTAACTCTTGTTCTGCTAAACAAAAATGGCGTCAAGCATTATAATATCAGTGATTTCAGATTTAAGATAACCGTAAAGGATAATTCAACAAGAACGATCCTTGAACGTTGTTTTGATGGAGTATACGGCATAAGCGCAAGTAAGCTTATCTGGAACAGAAAGAAGAGTCAGTGGTTTTTAAATCTCTGCTATTCATTCGATAAAGTAGAGGTAAAGGAACTTGACAAGAAAAAGATACTGGGAGTAAATCTCGGTGTTTACTACCCTTTATACGCTTCAATATCCGGAGAAAAGGATAGACTAGCGATCTCTGGTGATGAAATAATCGAATTCAGGAAACGAATAGAGGCTAGAAGGACAGCTCTGAAGAAACAGGCTGCTGTGTGCGGAGATGGAAGGATAGGTCATGGTTATAAAACCAGGATGAAACCATTACAGAATGTCTCTGATAAGATAGCAAATTTCAGAGATACCTTTAATCACAAAGCAAGTAAAAAGCTAATTGATTTTGCAATCAAAAATGATTGTGGGATCATCCAGCTCGAAAATCTTAAAGGAGTAACAAAAAATTCAGAAGGATTCCTCAAAAACTGGTCTTTTTATGATCTTCAGAGTAAGATCGAAAATAAGGCGAAAGAAAGAGGGATAAAAGTTGTTTATATTGAACCTGCTTACACAAGCCTGAGATGCTCAAAATGCGGATGTATACACAAAGATAATCATCCGACCAGAGAGCAGTTTATCTGTCAAGAGTGTGGGTATAGGGTTCTGCATGATTACAATGCCAGCCAGAACATTGCTGTCAAGGATATAGACAAGATAATAAAAGCTGAACTTGAAAAGACGGAACCGGAAAAGAAAACAGAGGAAGAAAAGCCCGAGAAGTAA
- a CDS encoding DUF4241 domain-containing protein has product MKEFKNANNGTSEKNNINGTIISDIIVTIFSSKKENSSLNQEMIKRRAEIIEDIGIHSKPSGGDNFWLFYENYIFSKKEHDKIKAIVDKYSSEHYFNELVHIDMNCLYDYTESGTITLSTRVRISDLCYDMDTWCAGSLENVLPGTYNCFVQKTGEGRVAGIKIVHEEYDPEEYEPDELQDIDVGVDSGECGIYDEEYFAKNCKDQDWYESTYVLRDGMPLDDKAFISSSGYGDGSYECFVARNTEGKIVAIKILFIDFENDEEEE; this is encoded by the coding sequence ATGAAAGAATTTAAAAATGCAAACAATGGAACATCTGAGAAAAACAACATAAACGGCACTATCATTTCAGATATAATTGTAACTATCTTTTCAAGCAAGAAGGAGAATAGTTCGTTAAATCAAGAAATGATAAAAAGGAGAGCGGAGATAATTGAAGATATCGGTATTCACAGTAAGCCTTCAGGAGGAGATAACTTCTGGCTTTTCTATGAAAATTATATTTTTTCAAAGAAAGAACACGACAAAATAAAGGCTATAGTAGATAAGTACTCATCTGAACATTATTTTAATGAACTGGTGCATATAGATATGAACTGTCTTTATGATTATACCGAAAGTGGCACTATCACTCTGAGTACAAGAGTCAGAATATCTGATCTGTGCTATGATATGGATACCTGGTGTGCAGGAAGTCTTGAAAACGTTCTTCCGGGAACATATAACTGTTTTGTTCAGAAAACAGGAGAGGGAAGAGTTGCAGGGATCAAAATAGTTCACGAAGAATACGATCCTGAAGAATATGAACCTGATGAACTTCAGGATATTGACGTAGGAGTGGATTCGGGTGAATGTGGAATTTACGATGAAGAATATTTCGCAAAAAACTGTAAGGACCAAGACTGGTATGAATCCACATACGTGCTGAGAGATGGAATGCCTCTAGATGATAAAGCATTTATAAGCAGTTCTGGATACGGCGATGGAAGTTACGAATGCTTTGTTGCAAGAAATACCGAAGGAAAGATCGTAGCTATAAAGATATTATTCATTGACTTTGAGAACGATGAGGAGGAAGAATGA
- a CDS encoding macro domain-containing protein: MMIYKEEVRDLFTTSDDYILVHCISSDFALGAGIAKKFAQMGVKEKLVKNYPKNWEGHGYMIPVGLKDKMVANLITKEKYWMKPTYDTLRESLENLKNWVIDENYLPWGDIRPIGIQRKLAMPLIGCGLDKLKWDNVRQIIKEVFENTDIEILVCLYK; the protein is encoded by the coding sequence ATGATGATCTATAAGGAAGAAGTAAGGGACTTATTTACAACTTCAGATGATTACATCCTCGTCCATTGCATAAGTTCTGACTTTGCTTTGGGCGCAGGGATCGCAAAGAAATTCGCTCAGATGGGCGTGAAAGAAAAACTTGTGAAAAACTATCCGAAGAACTGGGAAGGTCATGGATATATGATACCTGTCGGTCTTAAGGATAAAATGGTAGCAAATCTCATCACTAAAGAAAAGTATTGGATGAAACCCACCTATGATACACTCAGGGAAAGTCTTGAGAATTTAAAGAATTGGGTGATTGATGAAAATTATTTGCCTTGGGGAGATATACGGCCTATAGGAATTCAACGGAAGTTGGCTATGCCACTAATCGGCTGCGGATTGGATAAACTAAAATGGGATAATGTCAGACAGATCATAAAAGAAGTATTTGAGAACACTGATATAGAGATCCTTGTTTGTCTGTACAAATAG
- a CDS encoding DpnD/PcfM family protein → MKEFNVTIIETLKRTVTVEAEDLSGVEFETQEDNTEAEIETG, encoded by the coding sequence ATGAAAGAATTTAATGTAACAATTATCGAAACGCTTAAAAGGACTGTAACAGTTGAAGCTGAGGACTTATCAGGAGTTGAGTTTGAGACTCAGGAAGATAATACTGAAGCAGAAATAGAAACCGGATAA
- a CDS encoding IS200/IS605 family element transposase accessory protein TnpB, with product MQIYTTYSVKIKHYNNIFKDTVIEYRHAVDYLISVCLDHWDNIVTFKGVSRLTYIETLIHATKDNPDPIYDFDAKFYKMPSYLRRGAINEAIGKVSSYKSNFDNWIKDSVGREPSYPKAGYSFPSMYRTVMYNQTGDYTAQIKVYIRNTWDWITINLKKSDMDYIYRYCRFRKECAPTLQKRGKKWFLDFPFEEKVKLADISVYEQTIVAVDLGINTAATVSVMRSDGTILGRHFCKLTKETDHLMHSINRIKKAQQHGNYKTPRLWAKAKGINHDIATKTAACIVDIAVLYNADVIVFEHLDKNGKVRGSKKQKLKLWRSQEVQSIVTNKAHRLGMRVSHICAWNTSRLAYDGSGFVLRGKFGGFNTYELCKFQNGKTYNCDLSASYNIGARYFIREILKSLDENSRLLIEAKVPQCSKRSTCTFSTLVNLNAEFIAQTA from the coding sequence ATGCAGATATATACGACATACAGCGTTAAGATCAAGCATTACAACAACATTTTCAAAGATACCGTTATCGAATACAGACATGCTGTAGATTACCTTATCAGCGTTTGTCTGGATCATTGGGATAACATTGTTACATTCAAAGGGGTGAGTAGACTCACATATATTGAAACACTGATCCATGCTACAAAAGATAATCCCGATCCAATTTATGATTTTGATGCCAAATTCTATAAGATGCCAAGCTATCTGCGCCGTGGTGCTATTAACGAGGCTATAGGCAAGGTATCATCTTACAAAAGCAATTTCGATAACTGGATCAAAGATTCTGTAGGCAGAGAACCATCGTATCCAAAAGCAGGTTATTCATTCCCGTCTATGTATCGTACAGTAATGTACAATCAGACCGGTGATTATACTGCCCAGATCAAAGTCTATATCCGTAATACATGGGACTGGATAACTATAAACCTTAAAAAGTCTGATATGGATTATATATACAGATATTGCAGGTTTCGCAAGGAATGCGCTCCAACACTTCAAAAACGAGGCAAGAAGTGGTTTTTGGACTTTCCGTTTGAGGAAAAGGTCAAACTGGCAGATATATCTGTGTATGAGCAGACCATTGTTGCTGTAGACCTTGGGATCAACACCGCAGCTACGGTTTCCGTAATGCGTTCAGATGGCACTATTCTTGGAAGGCATTTTTGTAAGCTTACCAAAGAAACAGACCATCTGATGCATAGCATTAACCGTATAAAAAAAGCTCAGCAGCATGGTAACTATAAAACACCAAGGCTTTGGGCAAAAGCCAAAGGAATCAATCACGACATTGCCACTAAAACTGCTGCCTGCATCGTAGATATAGCCGTTCTTTATAATGCAGATGTTATTGTATTTGAGCATTTAGACAAGAACGGTAAGGTCCGCGGTTCTAAAAAGCAGAAGCTCAAGCTGTGGCGCAGTCAGGAAGTTCAGTCTATTGTAACGAATAAAGCTCACAGACTAGGTATGAGAGTAAGCCATATCTGTGCATGGAATACGTCACGCCTTGCATACGATGGCAGTGGTTTTGTACTTCGTGGTAAATTCGGTGGTTTCAATACCTATGAGCTATGCAAATTTCAAAATGGCAAGACCTACAACTGCGATCTATCTGCTTCGTATAATATAGGGGCAAGATACTTCATACGTGAAATATTAAAATCCTTGGATGAGAATTCAAGGTTGCTCATTGAGGCTAAAGTACCTCAATGCAGTAAGAGAAGCACCTGCACGTTCTCTACCTTAGTTAACCTGAATGCGGAATTTATCGCTCAAACAGCATAA
- the tnpA gene encoding IS200/IS605 family transposase produces the protein MTRDDINSLAHSKWNCKYHVVFAPKYRRMVIYNKIKVDIGKILRKLCDQKGVKIIEAEACPDHIHMLLSIPPKYSVAEIMGYLKGKSSLMIFDRHANLKYKYGNRHFWCRGYYVDTVGKNKKKIAEYIRNQLQEDIVCDQISLFETVDPFTGEKYKKK, from the coding sequence ATGACAAGAGACGATATAAATAGTTTAGCACATTCCAAGTGGAATTGCAAGTACCATGTAGTATTTGCCCCGAAATATCGAAGAATGGTGATTTATAATAAAATCAAAGTGGATATCGGAAAGATACTAAGAAAGTTGTGTGATCAAAAAGGAGTTAAAATAATCGAAGCAGAGGCGTGTCCTGATCATATACATATGCTGTTGTCTATTCCACCCAAATACAGTGTAGCAGAGATAATGGGATATTTGAAAGGCAAGAGTAGTTTGATGATATTTGACAGACACGCAAATCTGAAATATAAGTATGGCAACAGGCACTTCTGGTGCAGAGGATACTATGTTGATACAGTAGGAAAGAACAAGAAAAAGATAGCAGAGTACATCAGGAATCAGTTGCAGGAAGATATAGTGTGCGACCAGATCAGCCTGTTTGAGACAGTAGACCCATTTACAGGAGAAAAATACAAGAAAAAGTAG
- a CDS encoding dockerin type I repeat-containing protein, which produces MSKKYNRVLAGIISLTLMFSMTITVSAVENEMDSNSYDSSNTSVSYPEASTNKIAVNDIYLMDSEDMSFGTVYNPAILRSNSPKYCGLKVKLTKQGDITLSMTATSNKVSLLFVDSNGSIKEKYDYTGRTNEVGQIKLAKVPAGNYYVVIYNKGVTSDTVVSDLFIKSSVIFDITDTGKLKATTDYSKNEAVPAYKFKYNGVELKENVDYKVLRTSSSNKKISGGIEYSFTVEIQGLGNYVGKTSRTFINSVDDENNKINFIECEVSEPTYKGENPVFVVKHKGKILTENKDYKIVINTSDVTKSGVTYRTYNCTFIGMGNYAGSFSYKIENHKISDTTKKNISSCSITPVFSKGEFVKLIVMDNDKTLAQNTDYTYTVTKTGETEKNGITTISYEIVVYGIGSYIGSCTANGTTQKNGKIVLNFSDYSVGDKEYTGRQITPNPTLVITDRNGKEITLKKDEDYTITYGSNTAVGFLAGNFTIKGIGNYTGTSYIRFNIVPAKINDIKGSPISVGYTGKAATPFNDKIRLSDGRAVLYGIDYTVEYSNNVKIGTATAVIKFKGNYQGTVTKKFSIVEGTTLSKGDVNGDGKINITDITLAAAHIKGRKIIDSKDDLLRVDVNEDGKVNITDIVVIAAHIKGKKTLK; this is translated from the coding sequence ATGAGCAAAAAGTATAATAGGGTTCTGGCAGGAATTATATCATTAACGTTAATGTTTTCAATGACAATAACCGTATCAGCTGTTGAAAACGAAATGGATTCAAATTCGTATGATTCAAGCAATACGAGTGTAAGTTACCCTGAAGCCTCAACAAATAAGATAGCAGTAAATGATATTTATCTCATGGACAGTGAAGATATGAGTTTCGGAACCGTATATAATCCGGCTATATTAAGAAGTAATTCACCAAAATACTGTGGTTTGAAAGTCAAGCTGACCAAGCAAGGCGATATTACTTTAAGCATGACTGCAACTTCAAACAAAGTGTCACTTCTTTTTGTGGATTCAAACGGCAGCATAAAGGAAAAGTATGATTATACGGGAAGAACAAATGAAGTCGGTCAGATAAAACTGGCAAAAGTGCCGGCGGGAAACTATTATGTTGTTATATATAATAAAGGTGTAACATCAGATACAGTTGTTTCTGATCTGTTCATAAAATCCTCTGTTATCTTCGATATCACTGACACCGGTAAACTCAAGGCCACGACTGACTACTCAAAAAATGAGGCTGTTCCGGCATATAAATTCAAGTACAACGGTGTGGAACTTAAGGAAAATGTTGACTATAAGGTGCTCAGAACTTCCAGCAGCAACAAAAAGATCTCCGGAGGTATAGAATATTCTTTTACTGTTGAGATACAGGGCTTAGGAAACTATGTTGGTAAAACCTCCAGGACGTTCATAAACTCTGTAGATGATGAAAACAATAAGATCAATTTTATTGAATGTGAAGTAAGCGAACCGACGTATAAAGGCGAAAACCCTGTATTTGTTGTTAAACACAAAGGTAAAATCCTTACTGAAAACAAAGATTATAAGATCGTAATAAATACATCAGATGTTACTAAGTCCGGAGTTACTTACAGAACCTATAACTGCACATTTATAGGTATGGGAAATTATGCAGGAAGCTTCTCCTATAAAATAGAGAATCACAAAATTTCCGACACGACAAAGAAAAACATTTCCTCCTGCAGTATCACTCCGGTTTTCTCAAAAGGCGAATTCGTGAAGCTTATCGTTATGGATAACGATAAAACACTAGCTCAAAACACAGATTACACTTACACAGTCACTAAAACCGGGGAAACTGAAAAAAATGGGATCACTACTATTAGCTATGAAATAGTAGTGTATGGCATCGGCTCATACATAGGTTCCTGTACGGCAAACGGAACTACACAGAAAAACGGCAAGATCGTTTTAAATTTCAGTGATTACAGCGTTGGAGACAAAGAGTATACCGGCAGACAGATAACTCCGAATCCCACATTGGTAATAACCGATAGAAACGGAAAGGAGATCACTCTGAAAAAGGATGAAGATTATACTATAACCTATGGTTCTAACACTGCAGTAGGTTTTCTTGCAGGTAATTTTACAATTAAAGGAATAGGAAACTATACAGGAACTTCGTATATCCGGTTCAATATTGTCCCCGCAAAAATCAATGATATTAAAGGCTCACCTATCAGCGTCGGTTATACCGGAAAAGCTGCAACTCCGTTCAATGATAAAATTCGCCTTTCTGATGGAAGAGCTGTACTTTATGGTATAGATTATACTGTAGAGTATTCTAACAACGTTAAGATCGGAACAGCTACGGCAGTGATCAAGTTCAAGGGTAACTACCAGGGTACTGTAACAAAAAAATTCAGCATCGTAGAAGGAACAACGCTGTCAAAGGGAGATGTTAACGGAGATGGAAAAATCAACATAACTGATATAACTCTTGCAGCAGCTCATATAAAAGGCAGAAAGATCATTGACTCAAAAGATGACTTGCTCAGAGTTGACGTAAACGAAGACGGAAAAGTGAATATTACCGATATTGTAGTGATAGCAGCTCATATAAAAGGGAAAAAAACTCTGAAATAG
- a CDS encoding DUF4314 domain-containing protein: MLDVKSIKEKYLPGTRVKLIHMDDPYHPVPDNTCGTVTEVDDVGTVHAKFDNGSGLGICLEVDKVEIIEIPYVRKLYRTGKDSISCYPINEDSVEIKPSSVFDDEFDIIENDEEKDYGYTEISFVEGKYRADCWKHRLPLKEFSTYEEAVNELRECCSYCSGDENTIEEAINDHLIWWCSHVFVEDIKINNIPVFDLSDGEIKNLLDRGFSGSRIFIRRI; the protein is encoded by the coding sequence ATGTTAGACGTAAAATCGATCAAAGAAAAATATCTCCCGGGAACCAGAGTGAAGCTTATTCACATGGATGATCCATATCATCCTGTTCCGGATAATACCTGCGGTACTGTCACTGAAGTTGATGACGTAGGTACTGTTCACGCAAAATTTGACAACGGAAGCGGTCTGGGGATATGTCTTGAAGTAGATAAGGTAGAGATAATTGAAATACCATATGTAAGAAAGCTTTATAGAACAGGTAAAGATTCGATCTCCTGCTATCCCATCAATGAAGATTCTGTAGAAATTAAACCAAGCAGCGTATTTGATGATGAATTTGATATCATTGAAAATGACGAAGAAAAAGATTACGGATACACAGAAATTAGCTTTGTAGAAGGGAAGTATCGTGCAGATTGCTGGAAACACAGGCTTCCGCTCAAAGAATTTAGCACATACGAAGAAGCGGTAAATGAGCTGAGAGAATGCTGTAGTTATTGCAGCGGTGATGAAAATACAATAGAGGAAGCTATTAACGATCATCTCATTTGGTGGTGTTCTCACGTTTTTGTTGAGGATATTAAAATTAATAATATTCCTGTTTTTGATTTGTCTGATGGTGAAATCAAAAATCTGCTTGATCGTGGTTTTTCAGGTAGCAGGATCTTTATTAGGAGGATATAA
- a CDS encoding stage V sporulation protein S, with protein MNNSITRLKASAKTTPKNLAWAIVSALSGNSEKVEITAVGAAATNQVVKALAIARGMAITKNRDVISKTSFATLEIDSKQVTGIMFDCSFQ; from the coding sequence ATGAATAATTCTATCACAAGACTGAAAGCATCAGCAAAAACAACTCCTAAGAACCTTGCATGGGCAATCGTCTCTGCACTCAGCGGTAACAGTGAAAAAGTTGAGATAACAGCAGTTGGAGCCGCAGCAACAAACCAGGTAGTGAAGGCTTTAGCAATTGCTCGCGGAATGGCTATTACCAAGAATAGGGACGTTATCAGTAAAACGTCTTTTGCAACGCTGGAAATCGATTCTAAGCAGGTTACGGGTATAATGTTTGATTGTAGCTTCCAGTAA
- a CDS encoding transposase — protein MRNCQVRLNMNYEIYIEGSSPVRVLSNVIDEIYQKEEYTIVSKWNGAIPEDIMMKILIYGYMNDSFSSRKIEQLCKRDIHFMWLLDGFGAPDHSTISRFRQKMGEQIERVFYTVVKYLLNMKEISGENLFIDGTKIEANANRYTFVWKKAISKNEQKLRTKLPEILDEINYAYGVRFPENTGVSEMISTLSSLMIKFGIERVYGKGHHKSSYQN, from the coding sequence ATGAGAAATTGTCAAGTGCGTCTTAACATGAATTATGAGATCTACATCGAAGGAAGCTCACCTGTCAGAGTATTGAGCAATGTTATAGATGAGATCTATCAAAAAGAAGAATACACGATAGTAAGCAAGTGGAATGGCGCCATACCCGAGGATATCATGATGAAGATACTCATCTACGGCTACATGAACGACTCTTTTTCAAGCCGTAAGATTGAACAGCTCTGCAAAAGAGATATCCATTTCATGTGGCTTCTCGATGGCTTTGGAGCTCCGGATCACAGCACTATCTCAAGATTTCGACAGAAAATGGGAGAACAGATCGAGCGTGTGTTTTACACTGTTGTAAAGTATCTTTTGAATATGAAAGAGATAAGCGGCGAGAACCTGTTCATTGATGGCACCAAGATCGAAGCTAATGCAAACAGATATACATTCGTCTGGAAAAAGGCGATCTCAAAAAACGAGCAGAAACTTCGTACCAAACTGCCTGAGATACTTGATGAGATAAATTATGCTTATGGTGTGAGATTCCCCGAAAATACAGGAGTATCGGAAATGATCTCGACCCTGTCTTCTCTTATGATAAAATTCGGTATTGAACGAGTTTACGGAAAAGGACATCATAAATCATCATATCAGAACTGA
- a CDS encoding RES domain-containing protein, producing the protein MNEKDFSIPQIVESNDEYVEKVIAILNNYKTVIHGSISTKYETALLKDVDFVCNTLLEALILGTKSKFPEMDEKMKNLIGYYLVDEFWVSELDHNYAFRGVTYFEKLHSQGFVQQYEKLKENDLTFFRAVCQKETPDINRMLNCPFSSISYASAGRFSNQGASCMYLGTTSYVCAKELRFDEKTYSHLHVSAIKFNELGKKLKILNLASSKYFNIYDRRDSNNIILKEIWLSHLKLYPIIIATSFVVENHANGEIKYEYLLSQSLMRTLKENGINGIAYASKRNTNSDFAIPHNINLAILVDDVSEENDYGTLKNYLSITEPQKFTQSFVDKISESNDNIEHHSYVNSNFSDPHDFNSKIHLQGDNELYSSSPYSIFDDYLVNQPFKDGNQL; encoded by the coding sequence ATGAACGAAAAAGATTTCAGCATTCCTCAAATTGTAGAAAGCAATGATGAATATGTAGAAAAAGTTATTGCTATACTGAATAATTACAAAACAGTGATTCACGGAAGCATTAGTACAAAATATGAAACGGCTCTTTTGAAAGATGTTGATTTTGTATGCAATACTCTATTAGAAGCATTAATTCTTGGAACTAAAAGTAAATTTCCAGAAATGGATGAAAAAATGAAAAATCTGATAGGTTACTATTTAGTGGATGAATTTTGGGTTTCAGAATTAGATCATAACTATGCTTTCCGTGGTGTAACATATTTTGAAAAATTACATAGTCAGGGTTTTGTGCAACAATATGAAAAGCTGAAAGAAAATGACTTAACATTTTTTCGTGCAGTTTGCCAAAAAGAGACTCCGGATATAAACCGAATGCTCAATTGTCCTTTTTCATCTATATCTTATGCATCTGCCGGAAGATTTTCTAATCAAGGTGCGTCATGTATGTATTTAGGGACAACATCTTATGTTTGTGCTAAGGAACTGCGATTTGATGAGAAAACATACAGTCACTTACACGTATCCGCTATCAAATTTAACGAGCTTGGCAAGAAATTAAAAATCCTGAATCTTGCATCATCAAAATATTTTAACATTTATGATAGAAGAGATAGTAATAATATAATTCTCAAAGAAATCTGGTTATCTCATCTAAAACTCTATCCCATCATTATTGCAACTTCTTTTGTTGTAGAAAATCACGCCAATGGTGAGATCAAATACGAGTATTTACTGTCACAGAGTTTGATGCGCACATTGAAAGAGAACGGAATAAACGGAATAGCTTATGCTTCTAAAAGAAATACTAATAGCGACTTTGCAATTCCGCACAATATAAACTTGGCGATTTTAGTAGATGATGTCAGTGAAGAAAATGATTACGGAACGCTAAAAAACTATTTATCAATTACAGAACCCCAAAAATTTACACAGTCGTTTGTTGACAAGATATCGGAATCAAATGATAATATCGAGCATCATAGCTATGTCAACAGTAATTTCAGTGATCCTCATGACTTCAATTCAAAAATCCATTTGCAGGGTGATAACGAACTATATTCTAGTTCGCCATACAGCATATTTGACGATTATCTTGTAAACCAACCATTCAAAGACGGAAACCAATTATAA
- a CDS encoding PglB — protein sequence MNKLLILGAGQYGKVAYEIAKAMERFERISFLDDYSSVAIGKLNDFDKYIGEYNSAVVAIGNVVMRLKLIEQLENAGYDIPVLISPRAYVAPSAVIGKGSFVEPMTVVHTESVIGIGCIISAGAVVNHNAIVGDGCHIDCGSIIGARVNTPRYITTKYGEIITQN from the coding sequence ATGAACAAATTACTTATACTTGGTGCAGGACAATACGGGAAGGTCGCTTATGAGATAGCTAAAGCTATGGAACGATTTGAGCGTATTTCTTTTCTTGATGATTATTCTTCGGTTGCGATCGGCAAACTTAATGACTTTGATAAATATATAGGCGAATACAATAGTGCTGTTGTCGCTATCGGCAATGTAGTAATGCGGCTAAAATTGATTGAACAGCTTGAAAACGCTGGATATGATATTCCCGTTCTGATATCCCCGAGAGCATATGTTGCTCCGAGTGCTGTGATAGGCAAGGGTAGTTTTGTTGAGCCTATGACCGTCGTGCATACAGAATCGGTTATCGGCATTGGCTGCATCATTTCCGCAGGAGCGGTAGTAAATCACAATGCGATTGTTGGCGATGGTTGTCACATTGATTGTGGTTCGATAATCGGTGCAAGGGTAAATACTCCAAGGTACATTACAACAAAATACGGAGAGATTATCACACAAAATTAA